From Nostoc flagelliforme CCNUN1, a single genomic window includes:
- a CDS encoding response regulator produces MSQAIRVLIADDHAIFRQGLATIINRDPDMQVIAQAENGEQAIALFGEHQPDVTLMDLRMPEVEGVAAIGAICATAKSARIIVLTTYDSDEDIYRGLQAGAKGYLLKETEPDELLNAIRTVHRGQKYIPPDVGAKLVQRLSNPELSERELEVLGSLAQGMSNADIAAALSIGEGTVKSHVNRILNKLDVSDRTQAVIVAVKRGIVNL; encoded by the coding sequence ATGAGCCAAGCCATTCGGGTTCTCATTGCAGACGATCATGCCATTTTTCGGCAAGGATTAGCCACGATTATTAACCGTGACCCAGATATGCAGGTGATTGCCCAAGCCGAAAATGGGGAACAAGCGATCGCTCTATTTGGGGAACACCAACCGGATGTCACACTCATGGATCTGCGAATGCCTGAAGTGGAAGGAGTTGCCGCCATTGGTGCAATTTGTGCTACTGCTAAATCTGCTCGGATTATTGTACTGACCACGTATGATAGTGACGAAGATATTTATCGGGGATTGCAGGCAGGCGCAAAAGGATATCTGTTGAAAGAAACTGAACCTGACGAGCTTCTGAATGCTATTCGTACCGTTCATCGGGGTCAGAAGTATATTCCGCCTGATGTGGGAGCAAAGTTGGTACAGCGCCTCAGCAATCCAGAACTGAGTGAACGAGAACTAGAAGTACTCGGCTCACTGGCGCAGGGAATGAGCAATGCCGATATTGCAGCTGCTTTGAGTATTGGTGAAGGCACTGTCAAATCTCATGTCAATCGGATTTTGAATAAATTGGATGTGAGCGATCGCACCCAAGCTGTAATTGTTGCCGTTAAACGCGGCATTGTTAATTTATAG
- a CDS encoding DsbA family protein yields the protein MNDDRSHSSLLVPPSTQDWMRGVLSAKVVLMMYGDYQCSKSADVYKLIKVLKGELSASFGEDDLCFIFRHFPQAQIHPQAQRAAEAAVAAAVQGQFWLMNDTLFAHQQKLENGYLVEYANDLGLDIPQFLKELSKQVHIDRINKDIESGCKSGVTAAPALFINNIRYTGRWKMTELMTAIIAASH from the coding sequence ATGAACGACGATCGTAGCCACAGTTCCTTACTTGTACCCCCTTCAACTCAGGATTGGATGCGAGGTGTGCTGAGTGCTAAGGTCGTGCTGATGATGTATGGAGACTATCAATGCTCTAAAAGTGCGGATGTTTACAAGCTGATTAAAGTGCTCAAAGGAGAACTTAGTGCTTCTTTTGGAGAGGATGATTTATGCTTTATCTTCCGTCATTTTCCGCAAGCACAGATTCATCCCCAAGCTCAACGGGCAGCCGAAGCAGCCGTTGCCGCCGCTGTCCAAGGACAGTTTTGGTTAATGAATGATACTTTATTTGCCCATCAACAAAAGTTGGAGAATGGTTATCTTGTCGAGTACGCCAATGATTTAGGGCTTGATATCCCTCAGTTTCTCAAAGAGTTGTCTAAACAAGTGCATATTGATCGTATCAATAAAGATATTGAAAGTGGATGCAAGAGTGGAGTAACGGCTGCTCCAGCCCTATTTATCAATAACATTCGATATACCGGACGCTGGAAAATGACAGAGTTGATGACAGCCATAATTGCTGCAAGTCACTAA
- a CDS encoding helix-turn-helix domain-containing protein: MNSNTKAGHAPNCSKYSTIFRLTVDRELSLIELAEVINISPTYFASLFKQAIEVSPHQYIIQQRMERSKFMLSKTDLAITSMADIRRTDQNSQVCYL; this comes from the coding sequence TTGAATTCAAACACAAAGGCTGGACACGCACCCAATTGCAGCAAGTACTCAACTATATTCAGACTCACCGTCGATCGAGAATTGTCGTTAATTGAACTTGCAGAAGTGATCAACATTAGCCCGACTTATTTTGCAAGTTTGTTCAAACAAGCGATCGAGGTTTCTCCACACCAGTACATAATTCAACAGCGGATGGAACGATCAAAATTTATGCTGTCGAAAACAGATTTAGCAATAACCTCGATGGCGGATATACGGCGAACTGATCAAAACTCACAAGTTTGCTACCTGTGA